A single genomic interval of Lathyrus oleraceus cultivar Zhongwan6 chromosome 7, CAAS_Psat_ZW6_1.0, whole genome shotgun sequence harbors:
- the LOC127100304 gene encoding heavy metal-associated isoprenylated plant protein 23, with the protein MGVSGTFDYLSDLMSSGHQHLKKKKKQLQTVELKVRMDCDGCELKVKKTLSSLSGVKSVEINRKQQKVTVTGFVEPNKVLKKAKSTGKKAEIWPYVPYNLVAQPYAVSSYDKRAPPGYVRRVENAPTTGTMTRYEDPYVNMFSDENPNACSIM; encoded by the exons ATGGGAGTTAGTGGAACTTTTGACTACTTGTCTGATCTAATGAGCAGTGGTCACCAGCATctcaagaagaagaagaagcagTTACAAACTGTAGAGCTTAAGGTTAGAATGGACTGTGATGGCTGTGAGCTTAAGGTCAAGAAAACCCTTTCTTCTCTAAGTG GGGTAAAATCGGTAGAGATAAACCGTAAACAGCAAAAAGTAACTGTAACTGGGTTTGTGGAGCCAAACAAGGTGCTAAAGAAGGCTAAGTCAACGGGGAAGAAGGCTGAAATTTGGCCTTATGTACCTTACAACTTGGTGGCTCAACCATATGCTGTTTCTTCTTATGACAAGAGGGCTCCTCCTGGTTATGTGAGAAGAGTGGAGAATGCTCCAACCACTGGAACCATGACAAGATATGAAGATCCTTATGTCAACATGTTCAGTGATGAAAACCCAAATGCATGTTCTATCAtgtaa
- the LOC127100302 gene encoding photosynthetic NDH subunit of lumenal location 4, chloroplastic, with product MALSFSLSSGVTVSNRFPSSCIWKPNGKSYNGPNKVLCSARKDKNPLVGFGVGIVAACVMGLTALDADATRIEYYATVAEPMCELNYAKSGLGYCDVVEGFGDEAPLGELINVHYTARFGDGIVFDSSYKRGRPLTMRIGVGKVIRGLDQGILGGEGVPPMRIGGKRKLMIPPLLAYGPEPAGCFSGDCNIPGNATLLYDIKFVGRYSGNEKGWK from the exons ATGGCACTCTCATTCTCACTCTCTTCAGGCGTAACCGTTTCTAACCGTTTTCCCTCTTCTTGTATTTGGAAACCGAATGGCAAGAGTTACAATGGGCCCAATAAAGTGTTATGTTCGGCACGTAAGGATAAGAATCCGTTAGTTGGATTTGGTGTAGGGATTGTAGCGGCTTGTGTTATGGGGTTAACGGCGTTGGATGCGGATGCAACGAGAATTGAATACTATGCTACTGTAGCAGAGCCAATGTGTGAGCTCAATTACGCTAAATCTGGGCTTGGTTACTGCGATGTTGTTGAGGGTTTCGGTGATGAAGCTCCTCTCGGAGAGCTTATCAAT GTTCATTATACTGCGAGGTTCGGCGATGGAATCGTATTTGATAGCAGTTATAAACGTGGTAGACCTCTCACCATGCGTATTGGGGTTGGCAAG GTAATCAGGGGATTGGATCAGGGAATTTTGGGAGGTGAAGGAGTACCTCCAATGCGGATAG GTGGGAAACGCAAGCTAATGATTCCTCCATTGTTAGCATATGGACCAGAACCTGCAGGGTGTTTCTCAG GTGACTGCAATATACCTGGTAATGCCACTCTTCTGTATGATATTAAATTTGTTGGTCGTTATTCGGGCAACGAAAAGGGATGGAAGTAA